A window from Mycolicibacterium tokaiense encodes these proteins:
- a CDS encoding tetratricopeptide repeat protein, producing MTRPGSTGRPPAGAAFAASMAGAVDLSGLKQRPAPPASGASDAPAGPASGTEVTEANFETAVLARSNEIPVVVVLWTPRSDSSAQLVELFSALAAQDGGTWALATVNVDTTPRVAQAFGVQAVPTVVALAAGQPLASFQGMQAPEQLRGWIDQLLSATAGKLSGAAADGEPDQVDPALAAAREHLDNGDFPAAKAAYQAILGGDPNHVEAKGAVRQIDFLTRATAHPQNAVALADAAPGDIDAAFAAADVLVLSQDVTAAFARLTALVRSTSGDDRTRVRTRLIELFDLFDPADPDVIAGRRNLANALY from the coding sequence GTGACCAGACCTGGATCAACTGGGCGGCCCCCGGCCGGGGCCGCATTCGCCGCGTCGATGGCCGGGGCGGTGGACCTTTCGGGACTCAAGCAACGCCCCGCGCCGCCGGCGTCCGGTGCCTCCGACGCGCCCGCCGGACCCGCGTCAGGGACGGAGGTGACCGAGGCCAACTTCGAAACCGCCGTCCTGGCGCGGTCCAACGAAATCCCCGTCGTCGTCGTGCTCTGGACGCCCCGCAGCGACTCCTCGGCGCAACTGGTGGAGCTCTTCTCCGCGCTTGCTGCCCAGGACGGCGGTACCTGGGCATTGGCAACGGTCAACGTCGACACCACGCCTCGGGTGGCTCAGGCCTTCGGGGTGCAGGCGGTTCCTACGGTGGTGGCACTGGCTGCGGGCCAGCCGCTGGCCAGTTTCCAGGGGATGCAGGCACCCGAACAGCTGCGAGGCTGGATCGACCAACTGCTCAGCGCCACTGCGGGCAAGCTCAGCGGAGCTGCCGCCGACGGAGAGCCCGATCAGGTGGACCCCGCGTTGGCCGCGGCCCGCGAGCACCTCGACAACGGCGACTTCCCGGCAGCCAAAGCCGCGTACCAGGCCATTCTCGGGGGCGATCCCAACCACGTCGAGGCCAAGGGCGCCGTGCGACAGATCGACTTTCTCACCCGCGCCACGGCGCACCCGCAGAACGCGGTGGCCCTGGCCGACGCCGCTCCCGGTGACATCGACGCCGCCTTCGCCGCCGCCGACGTGCTGGTGTTGTCGCAGGATGTCACTGCTGCTTTCGCCCGGCTCACGGCATTGGTCCGCAGCACTTCCGGTGATGATCGCACTCGCGTACGAACCCGCCTGATCGAACTCTTCGACTTGTTCGATCCGGCGGATCCGGACGTCATCGCGGGGCGCCGCAACCTGGCCAACGCCCTGTACTGA
- a CDS encoding DUF3817 domain-containing protein, producing MASAYDLRTTAGRFRLVAFLEAASWIGLLVGMFFKYVGSPQTEIGVKIFGPIHGGIFIAFLVAALFAGLAYKWSAVTWLLALLGSIVPLGSVIFLIWAEKTGRLGAVDGAAAGIGPARSAPDAT from the coding sequence ATGGCGAGCGCATATGACCTTCGGACCACGGCGGGACGCTTCCGGCTGGTCGCATTCCTGGAAGCGGCCAGCTGGATCGGACTGCTGGTCGGGATGTTCTTCAAGTACGTGGGATCACCGCAAACGGAGATCGGTGTCAAGATCTTCGGCCCCATCCACGGCGGCATCTTCATCGCGTTCCTGGTCGCGGCGCTGTTCGCCGGCCTGGCCTACAAGTGGAGCGCCGTCACATGGTTGCTGGCGTTGCTGGGCAGCATCGTCCCGCTCGGTAGTGTGATCTTCCTCATATGGGCTGAGAAGACCGGTCGTCTGGGCGCCGTCGACGGGGCTGCCGCAGGCATCGGACCGGCGCGGTCCGCCCCCGACGCGACGTGA
- a CDS encoding acetyl-CoA C-acetyltransferase, with product MTTSVIVAGARTPIGKLSGSLKDFSGSDLGAVAIRGALEKAGIDASAVDYVIMGQVLTAGAGQMPARQAAVGAGIGWDVPSLTINKMCLSGIDAIALADQLIRAGEFDVVVAGGQESMTKAPHLLMDSRAGFKYGDVTMLDHLAYDGLHDVFTDQPMGALTEQRNDVDRFTRAEQDEFAALSHQRAAAAWKDGIFADEVVPVSVPQRKGDPIEFAEDEGIRANTTAESLAGLRPAFRKDGTITAGSASQISDGACAVVVMSKAKAQELGLDWLCEIGAHGVVAGPDSTLQSQPANAIKKAIAREGISVDQLDVIEINEAFAAVSLASAKELGVDLEKVNTNGGAIAVGHPIGMSGARITLHAALELKRRGGQYAVAALCGAGGQGDALILRAG from the coding sequence ATGACGACGTCGGTGATAGTTGCTGGGGCGCGCACTCCGATCGGCAAGCTGTCCGGTTCGCTGAAAGACTTCTCGGGCTCGGATCTGGGCGCGGTGGCGATCAGGGGCGCGTTGGAGAAAGCCGGCATCGACGCGTCGGCGGTGGACTACGTGATCATGGGCCAGGTGCTCACCGCCGGTGCCGGACAGATGCCCGCCCGTCAGGCCGCCGTCGGCGCCGGGATCGGCTGGGATGTGCCCTCGCTGACGATCAACAAGATGTGCCTGTCGGGAATCGACGCCATCGCCCTGGCTGACCAGCTGATCCGGGCGGGCGAGTTCGACGTGGTGGTGGCCGGTGGCCAGGAGTCCATGACCAAGGCCCCGCATCTGTTGATGGACAGCCGTGCCGGTTTCAAGTACGGCGACGTGACGATGCTGGACCACCTGGCCTATGACGGGCTGCACGACGTCTTCACCGATCAGCCCATGGGCGCGCTCACCGAGCAGCGTAATGACGTTGATCGATTCACCCGCGCTGAGCAGGACGAATTTGCTGCCCTCTCACACCAGCGCGCCGCGGCAGCGTGGAAGGACGGCATCTTCGCCGACGAGGTGGTTCCGGTGTCGGTCCCGCAGCGCAAGGGTGATCCCATCGAATTCGCCGAGGACGAGGGCATCCGGGCCAACACCACGGCGGAGTCGCTGGCCGGCCTGCGTCCGGCCTTCCGCAAGGACGGCACCATCACCGCCGGTTCGGCGTCGCAGATCTCCGACGGCGCATGTGCCGTCGTGGTGATGAGCAAGGCGAAGGCGCAGGAGCTGGGCCTGGACTGGCTGTGTGAGATCGGCGCCCACGGCGTGGTGGCGGGCCCGGACTCCACCCTGCAGAGTCAGCCCGCCAACGCCATCAAGAAAGCGATTGCGCGCGAGGGCATCTCGGTGGACCAGCTCGATGTCATCGAGATCAACGAGGCGTTCGCCGCGGTGTCGTTGGCCTCGGCGAAGGAGCTCGGGGTGGATCTGGAGAAGGTGAACACCAACGGTGGCGCCATCGCCGTCGGGCACCCGATCGGGATGTCCGGGGCCCGCATCACGTTGCATGCAGCACTCGAGCTCAAGCGCCGCGGTGGGCAGTACGCGGTCGCCGCGCTGTGTGGTGCGGGCGGTCAAGGGGACGCACTGATCCTGCGGGCAGGCTGA
- the mce gene encoding methylmalonyl-CoA epimerase: MTTEQVDTRPALSTSLVTAIDHVGIAVPDLAEAKKWYHDHLDMIVLHEEVNEEQGIIEAMLAVRGAPKGGPQVQLMAPIDDSSTIAKFLDKKGPGLQQLAYRTSDLDTLSDRLREQGMRLIYDAPRRGTSNSRINFIHPKDGGGVLIELVEPAAEAH, encoded by the coding sequence ATGACCACTGAGCAGGTAGATACCCGGCCGGCCCTGTCCACCTCGCTGGTCACCGCGATCGACCATGTTGGCATTGCGGTGCCCGATCTGGCCGAAGCCAAGAAGTGGTACCACGACCATCTCGACATGATCGTGCTGCACGAGGAAGTGAACGAGGAGCAGGGCATCATCGAGGCCATGCTGGCGGTGCGCGGCGCCCCCAAAGGGGGCCCCCAGGTGCAGTTGATGGCCCCCATCGACGACAGCTCCACCATTGCCAAGTTTCTCGACAAGAAGGGCCCCGGGCTGCAGCAGCTGGCGTACCGCACCAGTGATCTGGACACGCTGTCCGACCGCCTGCGCGAGCAGGGCATGCGCCTGATCTACGACGCCCCGCGCCGCGGCACGTCCAACTCCCGCATCAACTTCATCCATCCCAAGGACGGCGGCGGCGTGCTCATCGAGCTGGTCGAGCCGGCTGCCGAGGCGCACTAG
- the nucS gene encoding endonuclease NucS, with amino-acid sequence MRLVIAQCTVNYVGRLTAHLPSARRLLLVKADGSVSVHADDRAYKPLNWMSPPCWLTEDTGDGTLVWVVENKAGEQLRITLEEIEHDSSHELGIDPGLVKDGVEAHLQELLAEHVELLGAGYTLVRREYMTAIGPVDLLCRDSDGQSVAVEIKRRGEIDGVEQLTRYLELLNRDSLIAPVAGVFAAQQIKPQARTLAEDRGIRCLTLDYDQMRGMDSDEFRLF; translated from the coding sequence GTGCGTCTCGTCATCGCCCAGTGCACCGTCAACTACGTCGGCCGTCTGACCGCGCATCTGCCTTCGGCTCGCCGGCTGCTGCTGGTCAAGGCGGACGGTTCGGTCAGCGTGCATGCCGACGACCGCGCCTACAAGCCGCTGAACTGGATGAGCCCGCCGTGCTGGCTCACCGAGGACACAGGCGACGGCACGCTGGTGTGGGTGGTGGAGAACAAGGCGGGGGAGCAGCTGCGCATCACCCTCGAGGAGATCGAGCACGATTCCAGCCACGAACTGGGCATCGACCCAGGGCTGGTCAAAGACGGGGTGGAAGCGCACCTGCAGGAACTGTTGGCTGAGCACGTGGAACTGCTGGGTGCCGGCTACACCCTGGTGCGCCGCGAGTACATGACCGCGATCGGGCCGGTGGATCTGTTGTGCCGCGACAGCGATGGTCAGTCGGTGGCGGTGGAGATCAAGCGGCGCGGAGAGATCGACGGTGTGGAGCAGCTGACCCGTTACCTGGAGCTGCTCAACCGGGACTCGCTGATTGCACCGGTGGCCGGGGTTTTCGCCGCCCAACAGATCAAACCGCAGGCCCGCACCCTGGCCGAGGATCGTGGAATCCGTTGTCTGACCCTCGATTACGACCAGATGCGTGGCATGGACAGCGACGAGTTCCGGTTGTTCTGA